The following proteins are encoded in a genomic region of Natrinema sp. DC36:
- the lonB gene encoding ATP-dependent protease LonB has product MSNNTDVDDSPEDASDTADEERSERQGDQSSLEEDGNRRPDVDEPIDEFEPSSDEEEGDDIETVDDLGSTVEVDPGVEVDEEIAEDDLLGGLKIDSTEDIEVPDRLVDQVIGQDEARDIIIKAAKQRRHVMMIGSPGTGKSMLAKAMSQLLPQEDLQDVLVYPNPDDDNEPKVRTVPAGKGDQIVAAHREEANKHNRRRSILMWVIIAAIIGYAIIVGPLLLGFLAAGVIWLIFRTMGNGGDAMVPNLLVNNGEQRVAPFEDATGAHAGALLGDVRHDPFQSGGMGTPSHERVEPGSIHKSNKGVLFLDEINTLDIRTQQKLMTAIQEGEFSITGQSERSSGAMVQTEPVSCDFIMVAAGNLDAMENMHPALRNRIKGYGYEVYMDDTIEDTPEMRRKYARFIAQEVERDGRLPHFTDDAVEELLLEAKRRSGRKNHLTLHFRTLGGLVRVAGDIARAEDREYTTRDDVLRAKDRSRSIEQQLADDYIERRKDYELQVNDGGVEGRVNGLAVMGEDSGIMLPVMAEIAPAQGGGQVIATGQLKEMAEESVQNVSAIIKKFSDVDLSEKDVHIQFVQAGEGGVDGDSASITVATAVISALEDIPIDQSIAMTGSLSVRGDVLPVGGVTHKIEAAAKAGCTKVIIPEANEQDVMIEDEYEEMVEIIPCSNISEVLDVALMGEPKKDSLVDRLKSITGTTFDQGTVGSTAGSNPSL; this is encoded by the coding sequence ATGAGTAACAATACAGACGTTGATGACTCTCCCGAAGACGCTTCGGACACCGCCGACGAGGAACGGTCCGAGCGGCAGGGAGATCAGTCGTCGCTCGAGGAGGACGGCAACCGTCGTCCCGACGTCGACGAGCCGATCGACGAGTTCGAGCCGTCGTCCGACGAGGAAGAGGGAGACGACATCGAGACCGTCGACGACCTGGGGAGTACGGTCGAGGTCGATCCCGGCGTCGAGGTCGACGAGGAGATCGCCGAGGACGACCTGCTGGGCGGTCTGAAGATCGACTCGACGGAGGACATCGAAGTCCCCGATCGACTCGTCGATCAGGTCATCGGTCAGGACGAAGCACGAGACATAATTATCAAGGCGGCGAAGCAGCGCCGCCACGTCATGATGATCGGCTCGCCGGGGACCGGCAAGTCGATGCTGGCGAAGGCGATGAGCCAACTGCTTCCGCAGGAAGACCTGCAGGACGTCTTAGTCTATCCCAACCCGGACGACGACAACGAGCCGAAAGTACGGACCGTCCCTGCCGGAAAGGGCGACCAGATCGTCGCCGCTCACAGGGAGGAGGCAAACAAGCACAACCGGCGGCGCTCGATCCTGATGTGGGTCATTATCGCAGCCATTATCGGGTACGCTATTATCGTCGGTCCTCTCCTGCTCGGTTTCCTTGCAGCGGGAGTCATCTGGCTGATCTTTCGGACCATGGGCAATGGTGGGGACGCGATGGTGCCGAACCTGCTCGTCAACAACGGCGAGCAGCGCGTTGCCCCCTTCGAGGACGCGACCGGTGCCCACGCCGGCGCGCTGCTGGGCGACGTCCGCCACGACCCCTTCCAGTCCGGCGGTATGGGGACTCCGAGTCACGAACGGGTCGAACCCGGCTCGATCCACAAGTCCAACAAGGGCGTGTTGTTCCTCGACGAGATCAACACGCTCGATATCCGGACCCAGCAGAAGCTGATGACGGCGATCCAGGAGGGCGAGTTCTCCATTACGGGCCAGTCCGAGCGCTCCTCGGGTGCAATGGTCCAGACCGAACCCGTCTCCTGTGACTTCATCATGGTCGCCGCGGGGAACCTCGACGCCATGGAGAACATGCACCCCGCGCTCCGCAACCGGATCAAGGGGTACGGCTACGAGGTCTACATGGACGACACCATCGAGGACACCCCCGAGATGCGGCGCAAGTACGCCCGCTTCATCGCTCAGGAGGTCGAACGCGACGGCCGCCTCCCCCACTTCACCGACGACGCCGTCGAGGAACTTCTCCTCGAGGCCAAGCGGCGCTCGGGTCGGAAAAACCACCTCACGCTACACTTCCGTACCCTCGGCGGGTTGGTCCGCGTCGCGGGGGACATCGCCCGCGCCGAGGATCGCGAGTACACCACTCGAGACGACGTTCTTCGAGCCAAAGACCGATCGCGCTCGATCGAGCAACAGCTCGCCGACGACTACATCGAGCGCCGCAAGGACTACGAGCTACAGGTCAACGACGGCGGCGTCGAGGGCCGCGTCAACGGCCTCGCCGTCATGGGCGAGGACTCCGGTATCATGCTCCCCGTGATGGCCGAGATCGCGCCCGCGCAGGGCGGCGGTCAGGTGATCGCGACCGGTCAGCTCAAGGAGATGGCCGAGGAGTCGGTCCAGAACGTCTCCGCGATCATCAAGAAGTTCTCCGACGTCGATCTCTCGGAGAAGGACGTCCACATCCAGTTCGTCCAGGCCGGCGAAGGCGGTGTCGACGGTGACTCCGCCTCCATCACGGTGGCGACCGCCGTCATCAGCGCGCTCGAGGACATTCCAATCGACCAGTCGATCGCGATGACCGGCTCGCTCTCCGTGCGCGGTGACGTGCTACCGGTCGGCGGGGTCACCCACAAGATCGAAGCCGCCGCGAAGGCCGGCTGCACCAAGGTCATCATCCCCGAAGCGAACGAGCAGGACGTGATGATCGAGGACGAGTACGAGGAGATGGTCGAGATCATCCCCTGTTCGAACATCAGCGAAGTCCTCGACGTCGCCCTCATGGGCGAACCGAAGAAGGACTCGCTGGTCGACCGGCTAAAGTCGATCACCGGCACGACGTTCGATCAGGGTACCGTCGGCTCGACCGCCGGCTCGAATCCGAGTCTGTAG
- a CDS encoding sodium:calcium antiporter, translated as MPLGGVLPDVPVVNGLVIVVATGFIWFGSNWLEDSAEHLSAYYGLPAVVQGSIVVAIGSSFPELSSVVFTSLAGTFNMGIGAIVGSAIFNILVIPALSGIATDGDLDTNRAIVYKEAQFYMIAVAALIITFALAVIYVPVPDGPEFAGRLTRPLALLPLLLYGLYLFIQWQDVSDYEGEDAPAGISVGREWGKLAVGLLVILVAVEQLVGGVESLSHTFGIPEFLAGVTIIAAATSLPDTLVSVRSAKADKGITSLGNVLGSNTFDLLVAIPIGVLIVGSVSVDFAVAVPMLGVLTLATVLLFTFLRTDLSVTRRESVVLLLAYGLFVTWIIAETVGVTHLLKGT; from the coding sequence ATGCCCCTCGGTGGTGTACTCCCGGACGTGCCCGTTGTCAATGGGCTCGTCATCGTCGTCGCAACTGGCTTCATCTGGTTTGGCAGTAACTGGCTCGAGGACTCGGCGGAACACCTCTCGGCGTACTACGGATTGCCAGCAGTCGTCCAGGGATCGATCGTCGTCGCTATCGGCTCGAGCTTTCCCGAGTTGTCGAGCGTCGTCTTCACGTCGCTCGCCGGAACGTTCAACATGGGTATCGGGGCGATCGTCGGTTCCGCTATCTTCAACATTCTCGTCATCCCCGCACTCTCCGGGATCGCGACGGACGGCGACCTGGACACGAACCGGGCCATCGTGTACAAGGAAGCACAGTTCTACATGATCGCCGTCGCCGCGCTGATCATCACCTTCGCACTCGCCGTCATCTACGTTCCCGTTCCCGACGGACCCGAATTCGCCGGACGGCTCACGCGTCCGTTGGCGTTGCTCCCCCTCCTCCTCTACGGGTTGTATCTCTTCATCCAGTGGCAAGACGTCAGCGACTACGAGGGCGAAGACGCACCTGCCGGGATTTCCGTCGGTCGCGAGTGGGGAAAACTCGCTGTCGGCTTACTCGTCATCCTCGTGGCCGTCGAACAGCTGGTCGGCGGTGTCGAGTCGCTTAGCCACACGTTCGGTATCCCCGAGTTCCTCGCCGGTGTCACCATCATCGCGGCGGCGACGAGCCTTCCGGACACGCTCGTGAGCGTCCGGTCTGCCAAGGCGGACAAGGGGATCACGAGTCTCGGGAACGTGCTCGGGTCGAACACGTTCGATCTCCTGGTAGCGATTCCGATCGGCGTTCTCATCGTCGGGAGCGTGTCCGTCGATTTCGCGGTAGCCGTCCCGATGCTCGGAGTCCTCACCCTGGCCACCGTTCTCTTGTTCACGTTTTTGCGCACCGATCTCTCGGTTACGAGGCGGGAGTCGGTCGTGCTACTCCTGGCCTACGGCCTGTTCGTCACGTGGATCATCGCCGAAACCGTCGGCGTGACCCACCTTCTCAAGGGAACGTAG
- a CDS encoding MaoC family dehydratase produces the protein MTDHSETTDDSEETTDKRLVEGWHGRYYEDFTVGDVYKHPFGRTVTETDNVWMTNVTMNLNPMHFNEAYAEETEFGERLVDGTFVIALAVGMSVIDVSVNATANLGYDDIRHHSPVFHGDTLFAESEVLSKRELESRDHVGIVETELRAYNQHDDLVLSLERTPMVLKRSHADPSAAEPPGWPEGIGTQPEDL, from the coding sequence ATGACGGACCACAGCGAGACGACGGACGACAGCGAGGAAACGACAGATAAACGGCTCGTCGAGGGCTGGCACGGCCGCTACTACGAGGACTTCACGGTCGGCGACGTCTACAAGCATCCCTTCGGCCGGACCGTCACCGAGACGGACAACGTCTGGATGACGAACGTGACGATGAACCTCAACCCGATGCACTTCAACGAGGCCTATGCCGAGGAGACGGAGTTCGGCGAGCGCCTCGTCGACGGCACCTTCGTCATCGCGCTCGCGGTCGGGATGAGCGTTATCGACGTTTCCGTGAACGCGACGGCGAATCTCGGCTACGACGATATTCGTCACCACAGCCCCGTCTTCCACGGAGACACCCTCTTCGCCGAGAGCGAGGTCCTGAGCAAGCGAGAACTCGAGTCCCGCGACCACGTCGGCATCGTGGAAACCGAACTCCGGGCGTACAACCAGCACGACGACCTTGTACTCAGCCTCGAGCGCACGCCGATGGTGCTGAAACGCTCACACGCCGACCCCTCCGCCGCGGAGCCGCCGGGCTGGCCGGAGGGGATCGGAACCCAACCGGAGGACCTCTGA
- a CDS encoding acyl-CoA dehydrogenase family protein: MAHLLSDAVTLTESQQLVQTSVRDVCSNFDRQYWRDQAEAGEYPREFVDTLIDHGWMGVLIPEAYGGAGMGTRETVVMMEEIAANGGGFSAAQAVHGGVYNSVPIVEYASEELKRDLLPRVADGEASIQAFGLTEPNAGSNSTAIETRAERDFAKETSADPSEAVASEDGDEYVINGQKIWTSRVDVSDYIVLVARTTSLEDVDKRTHGISMFLVDIEDAIEQGALEMEAIPKSASDFVHSFELWFDDLRVPAENLIGVEGEGFYQVLDGLNEERLVIAAECIGLGRLALERAVDYANEREVFDRPIGSNQAVQHPLAEAYARLQAAKQLTYNAADRAASDEDVDLGAYANAAKFLAADAAYEAADAAVQTHGGFGIATEYDVERYFREARLTRLVPITQQLALNYLGENVLGLPRSY; encoded by the coding sequence ATGGCCCACCTCCTCAGCGACGCCGTCACGCTGACCGAAAGTCAGCAGTTGGTACAGACCAGCGTCCGCGACGTTTGTTCGAACTTCGACCGCCAGTACTGGCGCGACCAGGCCGAAGCTGGCGAGTATCCTCGAGAATTCGTCGATACGCTTATCGACCACGGATGGATGGGCGTCCTCATTCCCGAAGCGTACGGCGGTGCCGGAATGGGGACCCGGGAAACCGTCGTCATGATGGAGGAAATCGCCGCGAACGGCGGCGGATTCAGTGCCGCACAGGCGGTCCACGGCGGCGTATACAACTCCGTCCCCATCGTCGAGTACGCCAGTGAGGAACTGAAACGCGACCTACTTCCCCGGGTCGCGGACGGCGAGGCGTCGATTCAGGCGTTCGGCCTGACCGAGCCGAACGCGGGCTCGAACTCGACGGCGATCGAAACACGCGCGGAGAGAGACTTCGCCAAGGAAACCTCGGCTGACCCCTCGGAAGCCGTCGCTTCCGAGGATGGGGACGAGTACGTCATCAACGGTCAGAAGATCTGGACCTCCCGCGTCGACGTCTCCGACTACATCGTCCTCGTCGCGCGGACGACTTCGCTCGAGGACGTCGACAAGCGAACGCACGGAATCTCGATGTTTCTCGTCGACATCGAGGACGCCATCGAGCAGGGTGCACTCGAGATGGAGGCGATCCCCAAGTCCGCCAGCGACTTCGTTCACTCGTTCGAACTCTGGTTCGACGACCTGCGCGTCCCCGCCGAGAACCTGATCGGCGTCGAGGGCGAGGGGTTCTATCAGGTGCTGGACGGCCTCAACGAGGAGCGGCTCGTCATCGCCGCCGAGTGTATCGGACTGGGGCGACTGGCGCTCGAGCGGGCGGTCGACTACGCCAACGAGCGAGAGGTGTTCGACCGTCCGATCGGTTCGAATCAGGCGGTCCAGCATCCGCTGGCGGAGGCCTACGCGCGGTTGCAAGCGGCCAAGCAACTGACGTACAACGCGGCCGACCGAGCGGCCTCGGACGAGGACGTCGATCTCGGCGCGTACGCGAACGCGGCGAAGTTCCTCGCGGCCGACGCGGCCTACGAGGCGGCCGACGCCGCGGTCCAGACCCACGGCGGATTCGGCATCGCGACGGAGTACGACGTCGAGCGCTACTTCCGCGAAGCCAGACTGACTCGGCTCGTGCCGATTACTCAGCAGCTCGCCCTGAACTACCTCGGCGAGAACGTACTCGGCCTGCCGCGCTCGTACTGA
- a CDS encoding cysteine dioxygenase family protein has protein sequence MASTESDPEPEFIDDTNRLREFVETVKATADEHEEVPPLLESLADPFEELLADDDWLAERYQELAMDDVDDKGNMGEDIAQWLLYREGNKLSVFTLVLPPGASTPVHDHLAWGLVGIYGGTQREDFYRRVDDGTNDEGEAELERIRTERMERGDYYELIPPNNDIHSVETTSDEPSVSVHLLGADVGCIERHAFDADGGSVELFHSGYTNVECEDVLETPDAGHGHQHGHEHDHTHNGDT, from the coding sequence ATGGCGTCAACCGAATCGGACCCCGAACCGGAGTTCATCGACGATACCAATCGACTGCGAGAATTCGTCGAGACGGTGAAAGCGACCGCCGACGAACACGAGGAGGTTCCACCGCTACTCGAGTCGCTGGCGGACCCGTTCGAGGAACTCCTCGCGGACGATGATTGGCTCGCTGAACGGTATCAAGAACTCGCCATGGACGACGTGGACGATAAGGGCAACATGGGAGAGGACATCGCCCAGTGGCTGCTGTACCGGGAGGGGAACAAACTGTCGGTGTTCACGCTCGTCCTTCCGCCGGGCGCCTCGACGCCGGTCCACGATCATCTCGCCTGGGGACTCGTCGGAATCTACGGTGGAACGCAGCGCGAGGACTTCTACCGGCGGGTCGATGACGGGACGAACGACGAAGGTGAGGCGGAACTCGAACGGATTCGGACCGAGCGCATGGAACGCGGTGACTACTACGAACTGATCCCGCCGAACAACGACATCCACTCCGTCGAGACGACGTCGGACGAACCCAGCGTCAGCGTACACCTGCTCGGTGCGGATGTCGGCTGTATCGAACGGCACGCGTTCGACGCCGACGGTGGCTCAGTCGAACTGTTCCATTCCGGGTACACGAACGTCGAGTGCGAGGACGTTCTCGAAACGCCGGATGCGGGGCACGGACACCAGCATGGGCACGAACACGACCATACCCACAACGGCGATACGTGA
- a CDS encoding cupin domain-containing protein, with protein sequence MEYTVVDSEDVPLTDLSEIDEMPPDLDVRAVDEELDCQNSAVKIWYFDEGEEIGYHAHTEQEELFYVLEGTFSLKLGRSGEEEFVEADEGTFWVAAPKIGHGHRCISEDGGAVLAFGAPSVDDPGRDPHSLSDEEIDD encoded by the coding sequence ATGGAGTACACAGTTGTCGATAGCGAGGATGTACCGCTTACCGACCTCTCTGAAATCGACGAAATGCCGCCGGATCTGGACGTTCGGGCCGTCGACGAGGAGCTCGACTGTCAGAATAGTGCGGTGAAGATCTGGTACTTCGACGAGGGCGAAGAGATCGGATATCACGCGCACACGGAGCAGGAGGAACTCTTCTACGTCCTCGAGGGAACGTTCTCGCTGAAACTCGGCCGCTCGGGAGAGGAGGAGTTCGTCGAGGCCGACGAGGGGACCTTCTGGGTCGCTGCCCCGAAGATCGGCCACGGCCATCGCTGTATCAGCGAGGATGGTGGCGCTGTCCTCGCGTTCGGCGCGCCATCAGTCGACGACCCCGGCCGTGATCCGCACTCGCTTTCCGACGAAGAGATCGACGACTGA
- a CDS encoding class I adenylate-forming enzyme family protein, which yields MNFGNVVDHIARNTPDARAVGDPERQLTYAELSAASNAAANVFAARSVAPDDRVAICLRNQVAFLTAYLGAMKRGAVPVPVNTRFTDEQIHYVLDTSDSSVIVTDQAFESVATHVETAVTIDGSVGANFHTLLEEAADTYTVHPRRSDETAAVVYSSGTTGRPKGVRHTHGNVIANARGIRIYHRLTRDDVGLTVSNCFHVTGLNVTTTPLLLAEAENWLLPSWDPISVAETIENRNVTYTFLTPDMMSSLLADDDVDDYDLSSLQRVVVGGAPMPTEQFEDAEATLDATVLEGYGMTETTPLAAFNRPDTAVRKPGSVGPPAREVVDLRIEDIETGQPVDRGERGELLWRGDTVTPGFERRQREAESFVERDGNRWLRSDDIGYLDEDGHLFVVGRRGDMFTVGCANVFPREIEEVLYEIDGVTGAAIIDALDDRQGAVITAIVTRDGDITEARIREVCAAQLREHEAPERIEFVDDIPRTATGKIDRVALGELFGTLSST from the coding sequence ATGAACTTCGGAAACGTCGTCGACCACATCGCGAGGAATACTCCGGATGCGCGGGCGGTAGGGGACCCGGAGCGGCAGTTAACGTACGCTGAACTGTCGGCAGCGTCCAACGCAGCAGCGAACGTCTTTGCGGCGCGCAGTGTGGCGCCCGACGACCGCGTCGCAATCTGTCTCCGAAATCAGGTCGCGTTCCTGACAGCGTACCTCGGCGCGATGAAGCGCGGGGCCGTCCCCGTTCCCGTCAACACGCGATTCACCGACGAGCAGATCCACTACGTGCTCGACACCAGTGACAGCTCGGTAATTGTGACCGACCAGGCGTTCGAATCGGTTGCAACTCACGTGGAAACAGCGGTAACTATCGATGGAAGTGTGGGTGCTAACTTCCATACCTTGCTCGAGGAAGCAGCCGACACGTACACTGTACATCCGCGGCGGAGCGACGAGACGGCAGCGGTCGTCTACAGCAGCGGGACGACCGGGCGGCCGAAAGGCGTTCGGCATACTCACGGCAACGTCATCGCCAACGCGCGCGGAATTCGTATCTATCATCGCCTGACGCGGGACGATGTCGGTCTAACGGTGAGTAACTGTTTCCACGTCACTGGCCTCAACGTCACGACGACCCCACTACTCCTCGCCGAGGCGGAGAACTGGCTTCTGCCGAGCTGGGATCCCATTTCCGTCGCGGAGACCATCGAAAATCGCAACGTCACCTACACTTTCCTGACACCGGACATGATGAGCTCTCTGCTTGCCGATGACGACGTCGACGACTACGATCTCTCGTCACTGCAGCGGGTCGTCGTCGGTGGTGCACCGATGCCGACGGAACAGTTCGAGGATGCGGAGGCGACACTCGACGCGACGGTGCTCGAGGGGTACGGGATGACCGAGACGACACCGCTAGCGGCGTTCAATCGACCTGATACGGCGGTGCGAAAGCCGGGTAGTGTCGGCCCACCCGCTCGCGAAGTCGTCGACCTGCGCATCGAAGATATCGAAACGGGGCAGCCGGTCGACCGCGGTGAGCGCGGCGAACTGCTCTGGCGGGGCGACACGGTGACACCGGGATTCGAGCGACGACAGCGCGAGGCCGAGTCCTTCGTCGAGAGGGATGGAAACCGATGGCTCCGCTCGGACGATATCGGATACCTCGACGAGGACGGTCACCTCTTCGTCGTCGGTCGACGCGGGGACATGTTCACCGTCGGTTGTGCGAACGTCTTCCCGCGCGAAATCGAGGAGGTCCTCTACGAGATCGACGGCGTCACGGGGGCGGCGATCATCGATGCCCTCGACGATCGTCAGGGAGCAGTCATCACGGCCATCGTCACGCGTGACGGAGATATCACCGAAGCTCGAATTCGCGAGGTTTGTGCCGCCCAACTCAGAGAACACGAGGCGCCGGAACGAATCGAATTCGTCGACGACATTCCTCGGACGGCGACAGGGAAGATCGATCGCGTCGCGCTCGGGGAACTGTTTGGGACACTCTCGTCTACCTGA
- a CDS encoding IclR family transcriptional regulator produces the protein MDEDPSVPINSIKRSYTIVDEICDRDRAGATELADALRLPKSTVHNHLRTLATLGYLVEEDGTYRLGARYLHLGQKSRNSRAVFQHGRDAIEALAEQSGRYCQLAVEENGETVVIQSTQWVPDEGARPVQRTYPMRAYLHTNAPGKALLAHLPPERITAVIDRTGLAPRTELTVTDEDELRSELETIRERGYAVDQGELVSGMLGVAAPIATERTVHGAVAAYGAGHEMQEALDEGLPGLVKETADDIRADIVFDSLE, from the coding sequence ATGGACGAGGACCCATCTGTCCCGATCAACTCGATAAAACGGTCGTATACGATCGTCGACGAGATCTGCGACCGTGACCGAGCGGGGGCGACCGAGCTCGCGGACGCGCTGAGGCTTCCGAAGAGCACCGTTCACAACCACCTCCGCACGCTCGCGACGCTGGGCTATCTCGTCGAAGAAGACGGGACGTACCGCCTCGGGGCTCGATATCTCCACCTGGGGCAGAAATCGCGAAACTCGCGGGCGGTATTCCAGCACGGTCGCGACGCCATCGAGGCGCTCGCGGAGCAATCCGGCAGATACTGTCAACTCGCCGTCGAGGAAAACGGAGAGACGGTAGTCATTCAGTCGACGCAGTGGGTTCCCGACGAGGGAGCCCGGCCCGTTCAACGGACGTATCCGATGCGCGCGTATCTCCACACGAATGCGCCGGGCAAGGCGCTCCTCGCTCACCTGCCGCCTGAACGGATTACGGCGGTGATCGATCGGACGGGTCTGGCGCCCCGGACGGAACTGACCGTAACGGACGAGGACGAGCTCCGATCCGAACTCGAGACGATACGCGAGCGGGGGTACGCCGTCGATCAGGGAGAACTCGTCAGTGGAATGCTCGGTGTCGCCGCTCCCATCGCGACCGAACGGACCGTTCACGGCGCAGTCGCCGCATACGGCGCTGGGCACGAGATGCAAGAGGCACTCGACGAGGGGCTTCCCGGCCTCGTTAAAGAAACTGCGGACGACATCAGGGCAGACATCGTCTTCGATAGCCTCGAGTAA
- a CDS encoding GMC family oxidoreductase N-terminal domain-containing protein, which yields MNDPDVVVIGAGADGPAAASRLAREHGLDVLILEGGPWHGNDQWPEPHADAGGTVSTDPDDLDGKLLDEQFTHREADANDPTHGYLRVGPADHSRAPWFRNLHQNAFIWQVGAVGGTSLHYFANHPRAYPHAIDEQDHWPISYEELVPYYQLNEEVTSTQQAPMTAKEEVFIEGATNVGYPRIDTKNVTETGWRPQANAVSDPGEETATNQPLDADYEGSFSYDDGFRGDTLVGDHFQGGSTPVDAPVREKSRKSANVSWVPRALDTNDNSDAGNVAIRPNAFVTNIETNDGFGTIEATGVTFRDSWSGSSQTVSADAVVLAAGCIESPRLWLNSGLPDDGWVGKGLTTHWFDWVVGVYDDDTVAEINPENEHMDPYVGHNSAVRFDKPGVGGMEDIGMSPGLVSYADYLFTEAGYSFDTPVDPGEPWDTRGYVVGEELKRKMSDYRQTKALLILTDDLPRQDNGVSLDNTFSDEHGPVPKVKYEPHPDDDAKRDELARIAANIHREAGAEHVHRSEWPPLLLHMQSTMRMGKVLDENAEAKNVSRLFVADHSALANGVGGPNPTNTGQALALRTADRIGDLYF from the coding sequence ATGAACGATCCCGATGTCGTCGTGATCGGTGCCGGTGCGGACGGTCCCGCCGCCGCGTCACGACTCGCCCGCGAGCACGGCCTCGACGTTCTTATCCTCGAGGGTGGCCCGTGGCACGGCAACGACCAGTGGCCCGAGCCACACGCCGACGCCGGCGGGACGGTGAGTACGGATCCCGACGACCTCGACGGAAAGCTCCTGGACGAGCAGTTCACCCACCGGGAAGCCGACGCGAACGACCCTACCCACGGGTACCTCCGCGTGGGGCCGGCGGACCACTCGCGAGCGCCGTGGTTCCGAAACCTCCACCAGAACGCGTTTATCTGGCAGGTCGGCGCGGTCGGTGGCACCTCGCTCCACTACTTCGCGAACCATCCTCGAGCATACCCCCACGCCATCGACGAGCAGGATCACTGGCCCATCTCCTACGAGGAACTCGTCCCGTACTACCAGCTCAACGAAGAAGTGACGAGCACCCAGCAAGCGCCGATGACGGCGAAGGAGGAGGTATTCATCGAGGGCGCGACGAACGTCGGCTACCCGCGGATCGACACGAAAAACGTCACGGAGACGGGCTGGCGACCCCAGGCGAACGCAGTCTCGGACCCCGGAGAGGAGACCGCGACTAACCAACCGCTCGACGCCGACTACGAGGGGTCGTTCAGCTACGACGACGGGTTCCGCGGCGACACGCTCGTCGGGGATCACTTCCAGGGTGGGTCGACACCCGTCGACGCACCGGTTCGCGAAAAGTCTCGGAAGTCCGCCAACGTGAGCTGGGTTCCGCGAGCGCTCGACACCAACGACAACTCCGACGCGGGGAACGTCGCGATTCGCCCGAACGCCTTCGTCACGAATATCGAGACGAACGACGGGTTCGGGACGATAGAGGCGACCGGCGTCACGTTCCGCGACTCCTGGTCGGGCTCCTCACAAACCGTTTCGGCCGACGCCGTCGTCCTCGCTGCCGGCTGCATCGAGTCGCCACGGCTCTGGCTCAACTCGGGCCTGCCGGACGACGGCTGGGTCGGAAAGGGGCTCACGACCCACTGGTTCGATTGGGTCGTCGGCGTCTACGACGACGATACCGTCGCCGAGATCAACCCCGAGAACGAACACATGGACCCCTACGTGGGGCACAACTCTGCAGTTCGGTTCGACAAGCCCGGCGTCGGCGGCATGGAAGACATCGGCATGTCTCCCGGCCTCGTCTCCTACGCCGACTACCTCTTCACCGAAGCCGGGTACAGCTTCGACACCCCGGTCGACCCCGGCGAGCCGTGGGACACCCGCGGCTACGTCGTCGGCGAGGAGCTCAAGCGAAAGATGTCGGATTACAGGCAGACGAAGGCGCTCCTGATTCTCACTGACGACCTCCCGCGCCAGGACAACGGCGTCTCGCTGGACAATACCTTCAGCGACGAGCACGGGCCGGTCCCGAAGGTCAAGTACGAACCGCATCCGGACGACGACGCGAAGCGCGACGAACTCGCACGCATCGCCGCGAACATCCATCGAGAGGCCGGCGCCGAACACGTCCACCGCAGCGAGTGGCCACCCTTGCTGCTCCACATGCAGTCCACGATGCGAATGGGGAAAGTCCTCGACGAGAACGCCGAGGCGAAGAACGTCTCGAGGCTGTTCGTCGCTGACCACTCCGCGCTGGCGAACGGGGTCGGCGGCCCGAACCCGACCAACACCGGGCAGGCGCTCGCACTGCGAACCGCCGATCGCATCGGCGACCTCTACTTCTAA